CCATCAAAGTTATCCGCAGCACAATGTTGTGCAGCAATTTCTGCAAATAACTGTTCATTACGTAAAAATGCCGATTTAATCGtagtttgtttcttttttctgGAAGATTTTTTGGGGTTCTTCAGTTTGGAATTTTCAGACTTTACTGTGGTGGGAGGTGCTTTCTTCACTTTCTCAGGCACATCAAAATCGTCATCATTTACAACACAATTCGGTACATGAGGTTCCCCATCGGTATCAATTGGTTTTTTGAATACAAAATCATccaatttaggttttttggCACGTGTATTCTTAGTCTTTGCTGCTCTTTTATCTGCACTATTTTCACTACAGATATTTGAAGGAGCATCTATCTTCTCTTCTATATCTTCCTCTCCGATGGggttcttattatttttttctggagTCAAAAAGTAATTGGATATAGCGGATGTTCCTTTGGTTTTGGAATCATGTCGAGTTTTACTTAAAAAGAAACAACCAgaatatacatttaaatgtttatacatTTATTTAACCAGTTCTACTATACAATTAACTAGGCTATTGGGCTAATTATTAATATTAGTACAAGAGAGAAATATGGGAGTTTCATACCGATGAGATGAGCCAGCTGTTCCTGGTAACTGgagtttctttaaatttgctttTCGCGTAGCACGATCCATCTCTCTGCTTGTACATTGATGTAGGTATTTATCTTTCAGAAATAAGCTTTTTCTTTTCATCCAACGTCTCCTGTATTGCCCGTGATGTCCGAGGTGCTGCCACAAAATTGAACGTGAACTTGCGATCCTTCTCCTCTTCCGTAATTATCAAATATTCTCTAGCAAATTTTTCGGATGCTCCTTGAAAGATTGGTGTATAACTACATTAGAAAACGAACTCTTGTTTAGTTACAGAATTGTGAAATCAATCGGGCACTTACTACCAAAGCCCAAAGATTAGGCTCCCCGCTAGTATACCCACAGCagcaaatctatttctatagtagtagGAAGGTGTTCCTTTCGTGCGCCTAGGTTTACGGTTTTTCTCATCGATATTTTCCATCACTCTGAGGATTTGCagaatttaaaactttattatatAATGAGAAAATGTGTAATGTTaaaacatgttaaattttgtccggtaaaatctacaaaataaaCATCCATACACACATGGTTGACAAAAAAAGTTAGTCAAGTTTACTACTActccaaaaaaaatatggggTACTAAATCGCCACTCAcgtctaatgcgctttacagactatcagttattccggacgaaatgtcggtgtttgtaaagaatcttaagggcaccttatacggtcggataaaccctgcgacacaacatgttgcggcgacaaatccgatagtaaagggtgattcttttgaggttaggattttcatgcattagtatttgacagatcacgtgggatttcagacatggtgtcaaagagaaagatgctcagtatgctttgacatttcatcatgaatagacttacgatctgccacaacgtcgaattttcagtgaatgggccctagaaaagttggcagaaaatccgcttttttatcgacaaattttgttcagcgatgaggctcatttctggttgaatggctacgtaaataagcaaaattgccgcatttggagtgaagagcaaccagaagccgttcaagaactgcccatgcatcccgaaaaatgcactgtttggtgtggtttgtacgctggtggaatcattggaccgtattttttcaaagatgctgttggacgcaacgttacggtgaatggcgatcgctatcgttcgatgctaacaaactttttgttgccaaaaatggaagaactgaacttggttgacatgtggtttcaacaagatggcgctacatgccacacagctcgcgattctatggccattttgagggaaaacttcggagaacaattcatctcaagaaatggaccggtaagttggccaccaagatcatgcgatttgacgcctttagactattttttgtggggctacgtcaagtctaaagtctacagaaataagccagcaactattccagctttggaagacaacatttccgaagaaattcgggccattccggccgaaatgctcgaaaaagttgcccaaaattggactttccgaatggaccacctaagacgcagccgcggtcaacatttaaatgaaattatcttcaaaaagtaaatgtcatggaccaatctaacgtttcaaataaagaaccgatgagattttgcaaattgtatgcgttttttttttttaaaaagttatcaagctcttaacaaatcaccctttataaggtcgtgttcggctgtcgcgggaacgtgttggcataaaatcaaaacaactttgattttttctggttgggtggtacaaatcattgagagtaaggggatgttcgacaaacattatcaaagacaaatttttttttacattagggctgatttctttttgcactggatagaaCTTTTGTATGgcaatcgttgcactggtgttctatccagtgcaactatcagtgcaagtcgcaccaGAGTCACCATTATATGCGAATTTTgtagttgtcaaaatatgaattGGCAACTAACTAAAATACTGGGGAGGaacacatctcaagtgaatgtcacatactgaaaagaagaagaaacaaaagcaaatgtaaataaacaaaacagaagtatttgtttaaattttgtttcactgCAACAAAAACAGGAATATGTATCGAATTATGTAGAAATATCTAGTGGCCCAACTTTAAATGTAGCGTCTCTAACAACTTCCAATAAAGGAACTCTCACGGAAGTGACGATTTCATTTGGACATTTCGTCAAAGGCCTTCTCTGTATTTCGTGAGACTCACAATAATTATGgagttcgaaaaaatttaaccgcgcctttaatttttacaaaaacacctTAAATGGCATGAGAATCAgtgaaatgtgttttattttccTACAAATCAAAGTTTAAATTGCATGGCTCGGGTGGTGGAAGTTTAGTACGAAGGTCCAAAGAAAAGTCttaatccaagaaataaaaacagttccttcaataatggtgggggtaatattatggtctgggggtcgttttttggacatGTTATGGCTCCGATTTATAGAGTATAGAGGGCACTATGCTTTtggaaatcttcaaaaacaGTTTGTCCCATGTAATATTACCATAACAATCACGGGAAATACCATCTACATGGATTATTCAGTGCGATCATGATCTCCAGCACTCGTATAGTGTGCTAAAACaacttatttctaatgaaaaagtgTGTGTACTTGTACtctatccctgccaacattttttgaatttgggggcgcttctgagaatccccagtacgtcgaaaacaatcatatacgatatcaaaaactcgtcggaaaagcgccgtcactattgagaagttgtaccacgccaagttactacaaaaaggtttcgcatgagtgcaattattaggtgcctttatagatcaatttagaacgacgccaataagagaccctccaaacaatcagaaaaagcacattttaagatagtggtaaaagaatcattgtggtcgagtaaaacacgtttgtttagatatttaataatttgattaatcatttacaaattcttaaaaatataacatttataccactatcacatcacatttaacataattttttgcattaatgatgatgtagagttacaagtagcgagttacatgttgcagcgtctatcagccagtgtttttattcgatggaggcagcgtgtctgtaaaatatttgaaaaacaatcactttattccatttggaaaatcaaaaattgttcaccaatatacctttcacaattttaag
This is a stretch of genomic DNA from Haematobia irritans isolate KBUSLIRL chromosome 4, ASM5000362v1, whole genome shotgun sequence. It encodes these proteins:
- the LOC142232643 gene encoding uncharacterized protein LOC142232643, producing the protein MENIDEKNRKPRRTKGTPSYYYRNRFAAVGILAGSLIFGLWYYTPIFQGASEKFAREYLIITEEEKDRKFTFNFVAAPRTSRAIQETLDEKKKLISER